Proteins from one Phaenicophaeus curvirostris isolate KB17595 chromosome 18, BPBGC_Pcur_1.0, whole genome shotgun sequence genomic window:
- the BPIFB2 gene encoding BPI fold-containing family B member 2 — translation MGSLAMKGTGMEKLCTLSILLSLLVPAHTIRSPDCGGILTPSGLSYFAEVSKSYAEAILRQDLKALIGPEVFPSIPESSSAQIDSIRVAKLTLSLIPDAGLRLSIDVDFGITPAPSTTKQMRLSILANLQVEMNAEENLELVTSACKSTVEETQSTGETQSKSSSSEEDKKIIVKKVCSEVSKLLLSPNELLISLRAQFPVTPSCLVQYQPLAAPMFSEQGITISLQTTFQVAGVAIPLPVSPVPFSMPEPASPSPSHLTLAFSKHFYTSLFSALEISGAFNMTIPSPLTTATLAQKITQIGSLFHEDLPVVLQAVFRSSPRVLLEEDKAALKLFLTVHVGEGVSSFQSFLSVNVDISAGLLLSVTDTRMLITATAIEDIELSLAASNVGPVPDALLEELFLPTIRKEVPAQMNVVLNEGVFLPHISSFTYTDVNVMIHKDYVLVACNLELQARSAEQTSG, via the exons ATGGGAAGCCTGGCGATGAAAG gcaccGGCATGGAGAAGCTCTGCACCCTGAGCATCCTCCTGAGCCTCCTGGTCCCTGCACACACCATCAGGTCCCCTGACTGCGGGGGCATCCTCACGCCATCAGGACTGAGCTACT TTGCTGAAGTTTCAAAGTCGTACGCGGAGGCAATCCTCAGGCAGGACCTAAAGGCCCTGATAGGTCCAGAAGTGTTTCCCAGCATCCCGGAGTCCAGCAG TGCACAAATCGACTCCATCAGAGTTGCCAAGCTGACGCTGTCACTTATCCCCGACGCTGGTCTGCGGCTGAGCATCGATGTGGACTTTGGCATCACCCCTGCCCC CTCCACCACCAAGCAGATGAGACTGTCCATCCTGGCCAACCTCCAAGTGGAAATGAACGCTGAAGAGAACCTGGAGCTGGTGACCTCTGCCTGCAAATCCACCGTGGAGGAGACGCAGAGCACCGGGGAGACGCAAAG CAAGTCCTCTAGTTCTGAAGAGGACAAGAAGATTATTGTCAAGAAG GTTTGTTCAGAAGTCTCCAAACTGCTGCTTTCCCCCAACGAGCTGCTGATTTCTCTGAGAG CTCAGTTCCCGGTCACACCAAGCTGCCTGGTCCAGTACCAGCCCCTCGCTGCACCCATGTTCTCCGAGCAGGGAATCACCATATCCTTGCAA ACGACTTTCCAGGTGGCAGGCGTGGCAATTCCCCTGCCAGTCAGCCCTGTGCCATTCAGCATGCCCGAGCCAGCGAGCCCCAGCCCTTCACACCTCACCTTGGCTTTCTCTAAGCACTTCTACACCAGCCTCTTCTCCGCCCTGGAAATATCTGGAGCCTTCAACATGACCATCCCA AGCCCACTGACCACTGCCACCCTGGCACAGAAGATCACTCAG ATTGGCTCCCTCTTCCACGAGGACCTCCCGGTTGTGCTGCAAGCTGTGTTCAGGAGCTCACCTCGGGTGCTGCTGGAAGAAGACAAGGCAGCCCTGAAGCTCTTCCTCACCGTCCACGTTGGGGAAGGAGTATCATCTTTCCAGAGCTTCCTGAGTGTGAATGTG GATATATCTGCAGGACTCCTCCTCAGCGTCACCGACACGAGGATGCTGATCACTGCAACAGCAATAGA GGATATTGAGCTCAGCCTGGCTGCCTCCAACGTGGGTCCTGTGCCG GACGCCTTGCTGGAGGAGCTGTTTTTGCCCACGATCCGTAAGGAGGTGCCAGCTCAGATGAacg tggTCCTGAATGAAGGAGTCTTCCTGCCCCACATCTCCAGCTTCACCTACACCGATGTCAACGTCATGATTCACAAG GACTATGTCTTGGTTGCCTGCAACCTCGAGCTACAGGCAAGGAGCGCAGAGCAGACCTCAGGCTGA